The following are from one region of the Marinomonas sp. CT5 genome:
- a CDS encoding tripartite tricarboxylate transporter substrate-binding protein — protein MLKTISLKSVLISSAAALTIAGQAYAFEPARSAECIAPANPGGGWDFTCRSVGKVLVDEGYFTGNVQTVNMSGAGGGVAFAHTVSKRDKDDSLIVAASTATTTRLAQGQFPGMSADQVRWVGTLGADYGIIAVGKDSKYTSLKQVLEALKKDPSAVKFAGGSASGGWDHLKVLMTAQKAHVENLPKIRYLAFSGGSEALVQVVGGHVDAFTGDISEVKGFMDSGDLRVLAVLSEERLPAPFDSIPTAMEQGIDSVAPNWRGFYVPGNASKDSYDWWVKTMNELYTTKEWKDIMTKNGLMPFHKSGADFTQFVKNQTLDIKILSQDIGLIK, from the coding sequence ATGCTTAAAACCATTTCTTTAAAGTCTGTTCTAATTTCTAGCGCTGCGGCGTTAACCATTGCTGGACAGGCTTACGCCTTCGAACCAGCTCGCAGTGCTGAATGTATCGCGCCAGCTAACCCAGGTGGTGGATGGGACTTTACTTGCCGTAGTGTTGGCAAAGTTTTAGTCGATGAAGGATACTTTACTGGTAACGTACAGACGGTCAATATGTCTGGTGCGGGTGGTGGTGTTGCGTTCGCACACACTGTCAGTAAACGTGATAAAGACGATAGCCTCATTGTTGCTGCCAGTACGGCAACCACAACACGCCTAGCTCAAGGCCAATTCCCAGGTATGAGCGCTGACCAAGTACGTTGGGTTGGTACTTTAGGTGCTGACTACGGCATTATCGCTGTCGGTAAAGATTCAAAATACACTTCTCTTAAACAAGTTCTTGAGGCACTTAAAAAAGACCCAAGCGCAGTGAAATTTGCCGGTGGTAGTGCGTCAGGTGGTTGGGATCACTTGAAAGTATTGATGACAGCACAGAAAGCGCATGTTGAGAATTTACCAAAAATTCGTTACCTAGCATTTAGTGGTGGTTCAGAAGCGTTAGTTCAAGTCGTTGGTGGTCACGTAGATGCCTTCACAGGCGATATTTCAGAAGTGAAAGGCTTCATGGATTCTGGTGACTTGCGTGTATTAGCGGTACTTTCAGAAGAACGTCTACCTGCACCATTTGATTCTATTCCAACTGCCATGGAGCAGGGCATTGATTCTGTCGCTCCTAACTGGCGTGGATTTTATGTGCCAGGTAATGCTAGCAAAGACTCTTATGATTGGTGGGTAAAAACCATGAATGAGTTGTACACCACTAAAGAGTGGAAAGACATCATGACAAAAAATGGTTTGATGCCATTCCATAAGTCTGGTGCCGACTTTACTCAATTCGTAAAAAACCAAACTTTAGATATCAAAATCTTATCGCAAGACATCGGTCTAATTAAATAA
- a CDS encoding tripartite tricarboxylate transporter TctB family protein translates to MRINDRVFGMLMLILAVAYGWEATQFPIPFGGHESVGPETFPIMLSIILGISSIYMIVRPDPDEKWAPVAMLVELSVVVLSMLAFAWAIEPIGFMPSAALVVSFLSWRMGASITKSLITGVTSSVVIFFLFNNVLELALPLGLLEF, encoded by the coding sequence ATGCGTATTAACGATCGTGTGTTTGGCATGCTGATGCTGATTCTTGCCGTAGCGTACGGCTGGGAAGCAACGCAATTCCCCATTCCTTTTGGTGGACACGAAAGTGTCGGACCTGAAACGTTTCCTATCATGCTGTCCATCATTTTAGGTATTAGTTCTATCTATATGATTGTTCGTCCTGATCCTGACGAGAAGTGGGCGCCAGTGGCCATGTTAGTTGAACTGAGTGTGGTCGTTCTTTCTATGCTTGCTTTTGCGTGGGCGATCGAGCCAATTGGTTTTATGCCGTCTGCCGCTCTGGTTGTGAGCTTTTTAAGTTGGCGGATGGGAGCAAGTATTACTAAGAGCCTTATCACGGGTGTGACTAGTTCTGTGGTGATCTTTTTCCTTTTCAATAATGTGCTTGAATTAGCACTGCCTCTAGGTCTATTGGAGTTTTAA
- a CDS encoding tripartite tricarboxylate transporter permease — protein MDTMSLLMQGFAVALTPESIMFAIIGAILGTLIGALPGLGPANGVAILIPLAFSLGLSPTSSLILLTSVYAGAMYGGRISSILLNIPGDEPAMMTCLDGYPMALKGKAAEALAISAIASFIGSLIATIGLVILAPILAKFALRFGPSEYFALFALAFATLGGITGKNQFKTLMAAAIGLMIATVGIDISTGVQRYTFNTLELFEGVDFIIAIVGLFAISELLFFLERHAGDGLKQVAINKLKLSAKDIIKVLPASFRGAVLGFVAGVLPGAGASLGSFISYTLEKRVSDKGEFGKGDPRGVAAPEAGNNGAASGALVPMLTLGVPGSGTTAVLLAMLISLNISPGPMLFQQNAELVWGVIAAMFVGNLVLLLLNIPMVGIFVKLLSIPPKYLMPIVTLIASVGIYSVSHSALDLYFMVGFGVLGYIFRKVDIPLVPIILGMLLGPEMEKSLRHALVLSDGDWSVLFNSGLSIGLWTVAILGLVLPIIVGPIIRAKMAKSKQAVK, from the coding sequence ATGGATACTATGAGCTTATTAATGCAAGGCTTTGCGGTTGCGTTAACGCCGGAAAGCATTATGTTTGCGATTATTGGTGCCATATTAGGGACTTTGATCGGTGCATTACCAGGACTTGGTCCTGCTAATGGTGTGGCGATCTTAATTCCATTGGCATTTAGTTTAGGTTTATCACCTACCTCTTCTCTCATATTGTTGACCTCTGTGTATGCTGGTGCCATGTATGGTGGCCGTATTTCGTCCATCCTATTGAATATTCCGGGTGACGAGCCAGCCATGATGACCTGTTTAGATGGTTATCCTATGGCTTTAAAAGGTAAGGCCGCAGAAGCCTTGGCGATTTCGGCAATCGCTTCTTTTATCGGTAGTTTAATTGCCACCATTGGTTTAGTTATTCTTGCGCCAATCCTAGCGAAATTCGCCTTAAGATTTGGTCCTTCTGAATACTTTGCTTTGTTTGCTTTAGCCTTTGCCACGCTGGGTGGTATTACGGGTAAAAACCAATTTAAAACCTTGATGGCGGCGGCGATCGGTTTAATGATTGCGACCGTTGGTATTGATATTTCAACCGGTGTTCAGCGCTATACCTTTAATACCCTAGAGTTGTTTGAAGGTGTTGATTTTATTATCGCGATTGTTGGTTTATTTGCGATCAGTGAGTTGTTGTTCTTCTTAGAGCGTCACGCTGGTGATGGCTTAAAACAAGTTGCCATCAATAAGCTTAAATTATCGGCGAAAGACATTATTAAAGTACTTCCTGCTTCTTTCCGCGGCGCGGTACTTGGTTTTGTTGCTGGAGTTTTACCGGGAGCGGGTGCCTCTTTAGGCAGTTTCATCAGTTACACGTTAGAAAAACGCGTATCCGATAAAGGTGAATTCGGTAAAGGTGATCCACGTGGTGTGGCGGCTCCAGAAGCAGGTAACAATGGTGCGGCGTCTGGTGCGCTTGTTCCTATGCTGACGCTTGGTGTACCGGGGAGTGGTACAACCGCTGTGTTGCTGGCAATGCTCATTTCTTTAAATATCTCTCCTGGTCCAATGTTGTTCCAACAAAATGCGGAACTCGTTTGGGGCGTTATCGCGGCGATGTTTGTTGGTAACCTTGTGTTGTTGCTTCTAAACATTCCAATGGTAGGGATCTTTGTTAAGTTGTTGAGTATTCCACCCAAATACTTAATGCCGATTGTTACTTTGATTGCATCTGTTGGTATTTATTCTGTGAGCCATAGTGCCCTAGATTTGTACTTTATGGTTGGCTTCGGTGTCTTGGGTTATATCTTCCGTAAAGTGGATATTCCATTGGTGCCTATTATTTTGGGTATGTTGCTTGGACCTGAAATGGAAAAGAGCCTTCGTCACGCATTGGTGCTTTCTGATGGCGATTGGTCGGTACTTTTCAATAGTGGTTTGAGTATTGGTTTGTGGACTGTTGCTATCCTTGGTTTGGTTTTACCTATTATTGTCGGCCCGATTATTCGTGCGAAAATGGCAAAATCAAAACAAGCTGTTAAATAA
- a CDS encoding response regulator transcription factor yields the protein MRILVVEDTLVLGQAICERLTSLGHGVDLIGDGKRADELLKYQPVDLILLDLNLPGLSGLQLLQKLRQRDDDTPVLILTARDQIEDRIRLLDAGADDYLTKPFDFGELEARCRALLRRKQGYAANVTEHGNIVVNRDSRQVFIDGELTAITNREFRLLEIFLGHLGRVLSKDEITDHLFNFNETPGPNAIELYVGRLRKKMVKGDLAINTLRGIGYVAEIAKPSKSQ from the coding sequence ATGCGAATTCTGGTAGTGGAAGATACTCTGGTCTTGGGGCAAGCGATTTGCGAGCGACTAACCAGTTTAGGGCATGGTGTTGATTTAATCGGAGATGGCAAAAGAGCGGATGAACTCTTGAAGTATCAACCTGTCGATCTGATTTTACTGGATCTTAATTTACCCGGTTTATCTGGGCTTCAACTTCTGCAAAAGCTACGTCAGCGTGATGATGACACACCAGTATTAATTCTAACGGCTCGAGATCAAATAGAAGACCGCATACGATTATTGGATGCCGGTGCCGATGATTATCTAACTAAACCTTTTGATTTTGGTGAATTAGAAGCTCGTTGCCGAGCCTTATTACGACGCAAACAAGGCTATGCCGCTAATGTGACTGAGCACGGGAATATCGTTGTTAATCGGGACAGTCGTCAGGTATTTATTGACGGTGAGTTGACCGCGATCACTAACCGTGAGTTTCGCTTACTGGAAATCTTCCTCGGTCATCTTGGTCGAGTGTTGAGTAAAGATGAAATAACGGATCATCTTTTTAATTTTAACGAGACGCCTGGTCCCAATGCCATCGAGCTTTATGTCGGGCGTTTAAGGAAAAAAATGGTCAAAGGAGATTTAGCCATTAATACCCTCAGAGGAATTGGTTATGTGGCAGAAATCGCCAAACCATCGAAATCTCAGTGA
- a CDS encoding sensor histidine kinase, which yields MWQKSPNHRNLSEEEEKSALAKAPSLRFRFILAGVLVIGVIAALAINLIFDYSQKLADLSYDRLLRSALLQMDENVGLMRNEVSIDIPWSAFATLAQAEEDRVFYKVESLEKGFITGYHDLNSIPPQPPVLDKIQFYDQEYSGEIVRFAWIERSITDAETAQTVRIVLGQTRLSREEMAAAVTQKAVEVVAFIALVAITLIIIGSHLVLRPLHRIERALEERAIGDLTPIDINTPKETHHLKVAINHFMERLQTNLEQLENYTAEAAHQLRTPLASLRALAENARDNTSPQTQHQVLENIVRQCDALSQTVTLLLNQAVVSHRLQTHRLETINLLEPIAASCREQAVTALHQGVYLSLDCELNESLILGDSFAIQQMMQNLIENAVRYSGVDVTHATEVIVQVSEFDHFYRIKVIDYGDGIPDTEKERVFERFYRGRYDIAGSGVGLAMVKDIVDHHSARIQILDTEPKGTTFQVDFAKLKWVGDIA from the coding sequence ATGTGGCAGAAATCGCCAAACCATCGAAATCTCAGTGAAGAAGAGGAAAAGAGCGCTTTAGCGAAAGCGCCATCTTTGCGCTTTCGCTTTATTCTCGCAGGGGTATTGGTGATAGGCGTGATTGCCGCGCTGGCAATTAATCTGATTTTTGACTATAGCCAGAAACTCGCCGATTTATCTTATGATCGCTTGCTGCGGAGTGCTTTGCTGCAAATGGACGAAAATGTCGGTTTGATGCGCAATGAAGTCAGTATTGATATTCCTTGGTCGGCGTTTGCTACTTTGGCCCAGGCAGAAGAAGACCGCGTTTTTTATAAAGTAGAAAGCTTAGAGAAAGGCTTTATTACAGGCTATCATGATTTAAATAGTATCCCTCCTCAGCCGCCTGTTTTAGATAAAATCCAGTTTTATGATCAAGAATACTCTGGCGAAATTGTCCGATTTGCTTGGATTGAGCGGAGTATTACCGATGCGGAAACAGCGCAAACGGTTCGTATTGTTCTTGGTCAAACACGATTGTCCCGAGAGGAAATGGCAGCGGCAGTGACTCAAAAAGCTGTTGAAGTGGTGGCCTTTATTGCTTTGGTTGCGATTACCTTGATAATTATTGGGAGCCATTTAGTGCTTAGGCCACTGCATCGTATTGAACGAGCGCTCGAAGAGCGAGCCATTGGCGATCTGACTCCCATTGATATTAATACTCCGAAAGAAACGCATCATCTTAAAGTTGCCATCAATCATTTTATGGAACGCTTGCAAACTAACCTTGAACAATTGGAGAACTACACGGCAGAAGCGGCACATCAGCTTCGTACGCCGCTCGCCAGTTTAAGGGCATTGGCTGAAAATGCTCGTGATAATACGTCGCCTCAAACACAGCATCAGGTACTGGAAAATATTGTTCGACAGTGTGACGCATTAAGCCAAACAGTTACGTTATTACTTAATCAAGCCGTCGTTTCTCATCGACTACAAACCCATCGATTAGAAACGATCAATTTGCTGGAGCCTATCGCTGCCTCTTGTCGAGAGCAGGCTGTTACTGCCCTTCATCAAGGTGTGTATTTGTCATTAGATTGCGAATTAAATGAAAGCTTGATTTTAGGAGATAGTTTTGCGATCCAACAAATGATGCAAAATCTTATCGAGAATGCTGTACGTTACAGTGGTGTTGATGTGACTCATGCTACAGAAGTGATTGTGCAAGTTAGTGAGTTTGATCACTTTTATCGAATTAAAGTGATTGATTATGGTGATGGCATTCCTGATACCGAAAAAGAGCGTGTGTTTGAGCGTTTTTATCGTGGTCGATATGATATTGCTGGTAGTGGTGTAGGGCTAGCTATGGTTAAAGATATTGTGGATCACCATTCTGCACGAATTCAAATATTGGACACAGAGCCTAAAGGCACTACTTTTCAAGTGGATTTTGCCAAGCTTAAATGGGTTGGAGATATCGCATGA
- a CDS encoding ABC transporter substrate-binding protein, which yields MRQIVFWLAIFVCGSPISLLAADPVWFGKDDAPRVLNINSAMDLASFEPILTEFVTLHPDIRVAYRDVNTLELYHLTIKEQKKPIASLVISSAMDLQLKLVNDGYAQSYQSGVTDQLSERFKWRNQLFAFSLEPIVMLANKKAFPGNLPEDRQSLLQTIRQNEKAMTKRIGTYDIRQSGVGYLLASQDARQADVTWGRLLEALGSHDVQTYCCTHDIIDDVASGKLVLGYNLLGSYASQRARDDDRLKMILPKDYTLMLMRVALIPKGAPNIQDAGVFLDFLLSDKAQKMMQTQGLLFPIQPDTNPNDPYVVNAPGPTGEIELDQQLLVGRDYAKQKRFIRNWEMALEISEED from the coding sequence ATGAGACAGATTGTATTCTGGTTGGCTATCTTTGTTTGCGGTAGCCCAATTAGTTTGTTGGCTGCCGATCCAGTTTGGTTTGGTAAGGATGATGCACCAAGAGTTTTGAATATCAATTCGGCTATGGATTTAGCGTCGTTTGAGCCTATTTTGACTGAGTTTGTTACTTTGCATCCTGATATTCGTGTGGCTTATCGCGATGTGAATACACTAGAGCTTTACCATCTGACTATCAAAGAGCAAAAGAAACCGATAGCGAGTTTGGTGATCAGTAGTGCTATGGATTTGCAGTTAAAGTTGGTCAATGATGGTTATGCACAAAGCTATCAGTCTGGTGTGACGGATCAATTATCTGAGCGTTTTAAATGGCGTAATCAGCTGTTTGCATTTTCGCTTGAACCTATTGTTATGTTAGCCAATAAAAAGGCTTTTCCCGGCAATTTACCCGAAGATCGTCAATCCCTGTTGCAGACGATTCGACAAAATGAAAAAGCCATGACTAAGCGTATTGGCACTTATGATATTCGTCAAAGTGGTGTGGGGTACTTATTGGCGAGTCAAGATGCACGCCAAGCGGATGTAACATGGGGACGATTACTGGAAGCCCTTGGAAGTCATGATGTGCAAACGTATTGTTGTACTCACGATATTATCGATGACGTTGCATCGGGGAAATTAGTTTTAGGGTATAACTTATTAGGGTCTTATGCTTCCCAAAGGGCGCGAGATGACGACCGTTTAAAAATGATTTTGCCGAAGGATTATACGTTAATGTTGATGCGCGTAGCTTTGATTCCTAAAGGCGCGCCAAACATACAAGATGCCGGCGTTTTTTTGGATTTTTTATTGTCTGATAAAGCGCAAAAAATGATGCAGACCCAAGGCTTATTGTTTCCTATACAGCCAGATACCAACCCAAATGATCCCTATGTGGTCAATGCGCCTGGACCAACAGGTGAGATAGAGTTAGATCAGCAGCTCTTAGTGGGTCGAGATTACGCTAAGCAAAAACGGTTTATTCGTAATTGGGAAATGGCATTAGAAATTAGCGAAGAAGATTGA
- a CDS encoding AraC family transcriptional regulator, protein MRDLIETISYKETADAHIHHHTQIVLPLSGCLILDVENHQQAVQFGQACMISSNQAHTHLARENNHCLILNALPVWDSQIESQQNFVELNDQAKAYLPFLTSLIGDTQDPLKTQQALNLLEHLLPIPQAQIYQANTRLNKAKQRLDNDFQLPWSVAELAHDVHLSPSQLTVLFKRHLGMTPKQYLQQRRLTEAKMWLRSSNKNLDFIAHKVGISNASALVKLFTQHFDITPGQFRNNSWH, encoded by the coding sequence ATGCGCGATTTAATAGAAACCATATCCTACAAAGAGACGGCAGATGCGCATATTCATCATCACACACAAATTGTTTTACCACTCTCTGGTTGTCTTATCTTAGATGTTGAAAATCATCAGCAAGCAGTGCAATTTGGCCAAGCTTGTATGATTTCTTCCAATCAAGCGCACACCCATTTAGCAAGAGAGAATAATCACTGTCTAATACTAAATGCTCTTCCTGTTTGGGATAGCCAAATTGAAAGCCAACAGAACTTTGTCGAACTTAACGATCAAGCCAAGGCATATTTACCTTTTTTAACAAGTTTAATTGGCGATACTCAAGATCCACTAAAAACACAACAAGCACTTAATTTACTGGAACACTTACTTCCCATTCCCCAAGCCCAAATTTATCAAGCGAACACACGCCTTAATAAAGCCAAACAACGTTTAGACAATGATTTTCAATTACCTTGGAGTGTTGCGGAATTGGCTCATGATGTGCATTTAAGCCCAAGTCAGTTGACGGTTTTGTTCAAACGCCATCTTGGTATGACACCAAAACAATATTTGCAACAGCGCCGTTTAACTGAGGCTAAAATGTGGTTGAGGTCGAGCAATAAAAATCTAGACTTTATTGCTCACAAAGTGGGAATTAGTAATGCAAGTGCCCTAGTAAAGTTATTTACACAACATTTTGACATTACACCAGGACAGTTTCGCAATAACTCATGGCATTAA